In Halopseudomonas xinjiangensis, a single genomic region encodes these proteins:
- a CDS encoding glycosyltransferase family 1 protein — MSWAGPYQYDIGKSRDAEATPAEVVFDPKVPTLLCLSHLRWSFVYQRPQHLMTRFARDFNVLFLEEPIATEADQPWLEVRPAENDVQVLIPRLPDGCTGEAAERVQKGLVDGYLDRLEVKDLLLWFYTPMALSYAEHLKPRVVIYDCMDELSAFRGAPPELIEREKQLLERADLVFTGGYSLWEAKRELHDNAHPFPSSVDVEHFASARDRRADPEDQAAIGRPRLGFYGVIDERFDIELVGSVAELRPDWQFVLVGPVVKIDPADLPRRNNIHYLGAKTYDELPSYLGGWDVAIMPFAMNESTRFISPTKTPEYLAGGCPVVSTPIRDVVRTYGDTGIVRIADTTQAFVEAVEASLDDAADRERLLETADQILGEMSWDHTWTLMKEKISCAM, encoded by the coding sequence ATGAGCTGGGCTGGTCCCTACCAATACGACATCGGCAAGTCGCGCGACGCCGAAGCCACACCTGCGGAAGTTGTCTTCGACCCGAAGGTGCCCACGCTGCTGTGCCTTTCACATTTGCGCTGGAGCTTTGTTTACCAGCGTCCTCAACATTTGATGACCCGCTTCGCTCGCGACTTCAACGTCCTGTTCCTGGAAGAGCCCATTGCCACCGAAGCTGACCAACCCTGGCTGGAAGTCAGACCTGCCGAGAACGACGTGCAGGTTCTGATCCCCCGCCTTCCAGACGGCTGTACCGGCGAAGCGGCAGAACGCGTGCAAAAAGGGTTGGTTGACGGTTATCTGGACCGCCTCGAAGTGAAGGACCTGCTGCTGTGGTTCTACACGCCAATGGCCTTGTCCTATGCCGAACATCTCAAGCCCCGGGTCGTCATCTACGATTGCATGGACGAATTGTCAGCGTTTCGCGGAGCGCCTCCCGAGCTGATCGAGCGCGAAAAGCAGTTGCTCGAGCGCGCCGACCTGGTGTTTACCGGGGGATACAGTCTGTGGGAAGCCAAGCGGGAGCTGCACGACAATGCGCACCCGTTTCCGAGCAGCGTAGATGTCGAGCATTTTGCCTCGGCACGTGATCGCCGCGCCGATCCTGAAGATCAAGCCGCCATCGGGCGTCCGCGCCTGGGCTTCTACGGCGTCATCGATGAGCGGTTCGATATCGAACTGGTCGGTTCGGTGGCGGAGCTGCGGCCGGATTGGCAATTCGTTTTGGTCGGTCCGGTGGTCAAGATCGATCCTGCCGACCTTCCGCGTCGCAACAACATTCATTACCTCGGCGCCAAGACGTACGACGAACTCCCGTCCTACCTTGGCGGCTGGGACGTGGCGATCATGCCTTTCGCGATGAACGAGTCGACCCGTTTCATCAGCCCGACCAAGACACCCGAATATCTCGCAGGCGGCTGCCCGGTGGTCTCCACCCCGATCCGCGATGTCGTCCGGACCTATGGCGACACCGGCATCGTGCGTATCGCCGATACCACCCAGGCATTCGTCGAGGCGGTGGAAGCCTCCCTCGACGATGCAGCTGACCGTGAACGCCTGCTTGAAACCGCTGACCAGATCCTGGGCGAGATGTCCTGGGACCATACCTGGACCCTGATGAAGGAGAAGATCTCATGCGCAATGTGA
- the purC gene encoding phosphoribosylaminoimidazolesuccinocarboxamide synthase encodes MEKRTELYRGKAKSVYTTDDPDRLILLFRNDTSAFDGKKIEQLDRKGMVNNRFNAFIMQKLEAAGVPTQFDTLLSDTECLVRKLEMIPVECVVRNYAAGSLVRRLGIEEGCTLNPPTFELFLKNDAMGDPFINDSHVVTFGWATAEQLGRMRELTLQVNRILNELFDQAGLLLVDFKLEFGLFKGEIVLGDEFSPDGCRLWDKETRKKMDKDRFRQGLGGVIEAYEEVAHRLGVELP; translated from the coding sequence ATGGAAAAACGCACAGAACTGTACCGTGGCAAGGCCAAGTCGGTGTATACCACCGACGACCCGGACCGCCTGATTCTGCTGTTTCGCAACGATACTTCCGCCTTCGACGGCAAGAAGATCGAGCAGCTCGACCGCAAGGGCATGGTGAACAACCGCTTCAATGCCTTCATCATGCAGAAGCTCGAGGCCGCTGGCGTCCCGACTCAGTTCGACACCTTGCTGTCGGACACCGAGTGTCTGGTCAGGAAGCTGGAGATGATCCCGGTCGAATGCGTGGTGCGCAATTACGCCGCGGGCAGCCTGGTGCGCCGACTGGGTATCGAGGAAGGGTGCACGCTGAATCCGCCGACGTTCGAGCTGTTCCTCAAGAATGACGCGATGGGCGACCCGTTCATCAATGATTCGCACGTAGTCACCTTCGGCTGGGCCACCGCCGAGCAGCTTGGCCGGATGCGCGAGCTGACCTTGCAGGTCAACCGCATACTGAACGAGTTGTTCGATCAGGCCGGGCTGTTGCTGGTGGACTTCAAGCTCGAGTTCGGCCTGTTCAAGGGAGAGATTGTGCTGGGCGACGAATTCAGCCCCGACGGCTGCCGTCTGTGGGATAAGGAAACCCGCAAGAAAATGGACAAGGACCGGTTCCGCCAGGGGCTCGGCGGGGTCATCGAAGCCTACGAAGAAGTCGCCCACCGGTTGGGGGTCGAGCTGCCTTAG
- a CDS encoding MBL fold metallo-hydrolase produces MRYCSLGSGSRGNATLVESGRTRLLVDCGFSLRTTEQRLAALGLSARQLTAILVTHEHSDHVQGVERLARRYGLPVFMTPGTFHGMRNADLAFQPIELDRCFSIGEIEVTPVAVPHDAREPCQFIFDDGDCRLGVLTDTGTITPWIIQRYRQLDALFLEANYDPHMLANGPYPPRLQARVGGALGHLSNQQAAAMLAAVDRSKLRHVTIAHISEKNNRPDLALGELASTLQDWDGQLLLAVQDQGLPWQDISALPTYHFADTGSR; encoded by the coding sequence GTGCGCTATTGTTCTCTGGGAAGCGGAAGCCGCGGCAACGCCACGCTCGTCGAGTCGGGCCGAACCAGGCTGCTGGTCGATTGCGGATTCAGCTTGCGCACTACTGAACAGCGGCTGGCGGCCCTGGGGCTGAGTGCCAGGCAGCTGACAGCGATTCTGGTCACCCACGAGCATTCCGACCATGTGCAGGGCGTCGAACGGCTCGCGCGCCGCTACGGGCTGCCCGTATTCATGACCCCCGGCACCTTTCACGGCATGCGCAATGCGGACCTGGCGTTCCAGCCCATCGAGCTGGACCGTTGTTTCAGCATAGGCGAGATAGAGGTGACCCCGGTCGCCGTGCCGCATGACGCGCGCGAGCCGTGTCAGTTCATATTCGATGATGGTGACTGTCGGCTGGGCGTGTTGACCGATACGGGCACCATTACGCCGTGGATCATCCAGCGTTACAGGCAGTTGGACGCATTGTTCCTCGAGGCCAACTACGATCCGCATATGCTGGCAAACGGTCCGTACCCGCCGCGTCTGCAAGCGCGGGTTGGCGGGGCGCTCGGGCATTTGAGCAACCAGCAGGCAGCGGCCATGCTGGCCGCTGTCGATCGCAGCAAGCTACGTCACGTGACCATCGCCCACATCAGCGAGAAGAACAATCGTCCCGACCTGGCGCTTGGCGAGCTAGCTAGTACTTTGCAGGATTGGGACGGCCAGTTGTTACTGGCCGTGCAGGACCAGGGTCTGCCCTGGCAGGACATCAGCGCTTTACCTACTTACCATTTCGCGGACACCGGGAGCCGATGA
- the bamC gene encoding outer membrane protein assembly factor BamC: protein MKAVLGPLAIGVMAASLGGCGYVFGEDGYFRDRGSDYQLATVEPRMDIPDGVDSKPIGDLLPVPGQVEARSGKFETPRPQPMQVSAGGQDFSVQQDGSRRWLQAQRSPAETWALTQQFLTDYQIEPAREAADLGEIETEWLSFERQNANPLVRRLIPAVSEGRRTDGQEQRLRIRIEPGVRSGTSEVHVLQMARSEGGDLSEWPERSHDPKVESAALAELETYLNQSGDSDVASLAASRIPIAQRSELVRDGAGNPVLRMSVDFNRAWAAVGNALERSEVVVSDLNRSAGVYYVDLSQTVSERESRGFFSRLFRRDQTDDEQSEPRIQVRLTEIGDEIQVTVDQGIETAADAELSRDLLTRIRDNLS from the coding sequence ATGAAGGCAGTGTTGGGTCCGCTGGCAATAGGCGTAATGGCTGCCAGTCTTGGTGGCTGCGGTTATGTTTTTGGTGAAGACGGTTACTTTCGTGATCGCGGCTCCGACTATCAGTTGGCAACGGTCGAGCCTCGGATGGATATTCCCGACGGCGTCGATAGCAAACCGATAGGCGATCTGCTGCCCGTACCGGGGCAAGTGGAGGCGCGGTCCGGCAAGTTTGAAACGCCTCGTCCGCAACCAATGCAGGTAAGCGCGGGTGGCCAGGACTTCTCCGTGCAGCAGGATGGCTCACGCCGTTGGCTCCAGGCGCAGCGTTCTCCCGCCGAGACCTGGGCACTGACTCAACAGTTTCTCACCGACTACCAGATCGAGCCGGCGCGTGAAGCCGCTGACCTGGGCGAGATCGAGACCGAGTGGCTCTCGTTCGAGCGACAGAATGCCAATCCGCTCGTACGCCGACTGATTCCCGCTGTGAGCGAAGGTCGCCGCACCGACGGTCAGGAGCAGCGGCTGCGTATCCGCATTGAACCTGGCGTACGCTCAGGTACCAGCGAAGTGCATGTCCTGCAGATGGCGCGGAGCGAAGGGGGCGATTTATCGGAATGGCCGGAACGCTCGCATGATCCGAAGGTGGAAAGCGCAGCGCTTGCGGAACTGGAGACCTATCTCAATCAGAGCGGTGATAGCGATGTCGCCTCGCTGGCCGCTTCGCGCATTCCCATCGCGCAACGCAGCGAGCTGGTACGCGACGGCGCCGGTAATCCGGTGCTGCGCATGTCAGTCGACTTCAACCGTGCCTGGGCTGCTGTGGGTAACGCGCTTGAGCGCTCCGAAGTCGTGGTCAGCGATCTAAACCGTAGCGCTGGCGTCTATTACGTCGATCTGTCGCAAACGGTCAGCGAGCGAGAGAGCCGGGGTTTCTTCTCACGGCTGTTCCGCCGCGACCAGACCGATGATGAGCAGTCAGAGCCGCGGATCCAGGTGCGCCTGACCGAAATCGGCGACGAAATTCAGGTCACCGTGGACCAGGGCATCGAGACTGCCGCTGACGCTGAGTTGTCTCGTGACCTGTTGACGCGCATTCGCGACAACCTGAGCTGA